The Chanodichthys erythropterus isolate Z2021 chromosome 14, ASM2448905v1, whole genome shotgun sequence genome window below encodes:
- the LOC137036177 gene encoding membrane-spanning 4-domains subfamily A member 4D-like produces METIEVISTDRATVFIQMNPQADQDSTIFVDGQKATSHNAALKVFFKVQPKALGTVQIMIGVVIFFLGILFTIDYPNIVIISGITYWGSFIYISAGSLSVAAQNKLNLCLVKASLIMNVISAITAGIAILLLSIELIASIASVGDPWFYPEGLRITVILLVFTIPQFIISLFISAFACKATCDRDSTVVNVLPRLRIPVAAPSPRQAARTVQCLIVSDGSNCFSCLILSGSYYIFGPHTAHLPMLTGLLTTWAVLSGRSLSVLVFVSHPLPIVWTVFTSTPSIFPVCQ; encoded by the exons ATGGAAACTATCGAGGTCATCTCAACCGACAGAGCTACAGTTTTCATCCAAATGAATCCACAGGCGGATCAAGACAGCACTATTTTTGTTGATGGACAGAAGGCCACAAGTCACAATGCGGCTCTTAAAGTATTTTTCAAAGTACAACCAAAGGCATTAGGG ACTGTCCAGATAATGATTGGAGTGGTGATCTTCTTTCTTGGTATTCTTTTCACCATCGATTACCCTAATATTGTTATCATTAGTGGAATAACCTACTGGGGATCTTTCATT TACATCAGTGCTGGATCTCTGTCTGTTGCTGCACAGAATAAACTCAATCTGTGTTTG GTGAAAGCCTCTCTTATAATGAATGTGATCAGTGCTATAACTGCAGGAATCGCCATTCTTCTGCTGTCTATAGAATTAATAGCATCAATAGCATCAGTGGGGGATCCATGGTTTTATCCTGAG GGTTTGCGGATCACTGTAATATTGCTGGTGTTCACCATTCCTCAGTTCATCATCTCCTTGTTTATCTCAGCATTTGCCTGCAAAGCCACCTGCGACAGAGACTCTACAGTGGTCAATGTTTTA cccag ACTGAGGATCCCTGTGGCTGCTCCTTCTCCCCGACAAGCAGCAAGAACGGTTCAGTGCCTGATCGTTTCTGATGGTTCTAACTGCTTTAGCTGTTTGATCCTGTCTGGCTCCTACTACATCTTTGGGCCTCATACTGCACACCTGCCAATGCTCACCGGCCTGCTTACTACCTGGGCTGTTCTCAGTGGCCGTTCCCTCAGCGTGCTCGTCTTTGTGTCGCACCCCCTTCCTATTGTATGGACTGTGTTCACCTCCACACCCTCTATATTCCCAGTTTGTCAATAA